One window from the genome of Micromonospora aurantiaca ATCC 27029 encodes:
- a CDS encoding ParB/RepB/Spo0J family partition protein, with protein MKNRPRGGLGRGLGALIPTGPVPGAEPAATEPESSATAASPSTPVAGATAAITGGVGSTPPPAFEPEPQLSPVPGARFAEIPVDAIVPNPKQPRHVFDEEALEELKTSIQEVGFLQPIVVRQLDPEKFELVMGERRWRAAQAVGRETIPAIVRDTKDDAMLRDALLENIHRANLNPLEEAAAYQQLLEEFGATHEELARRIGRSRPQISNTIRLMNLPPAVQRRVAAGVLSAGHARALLSLDNAEAQEALAERIVREGITVRGAEELVHLALAEEPAKTAAAKRRPKPHAPALTDLADRLSDRFDTRVKVDIGRSKGKITIEFATVDDLERIVGIIGVGEDGQPEA; from the coding sequence ATGAAGAACCGTCCCCGCGGCGGACTGGGCCGAGGGCTCGGCGCCCTCATCCCCACCGGACCGGTACCGGGCGCCGAACCGGCTGCCACCGAACCGGAATCGTCGGCCACTGCCGCGTCGCCGTCGACTCCGGTCGCCGGTGCGACCGCCGCCATCACCGGCGGCGTCGGGAGCACCCCGCCTCCGGCCTTCGAGCCCGAGCCCCAGCTGAGCCCGGTGCCCGGTGCCCGCTTCGCGGAGATCCCGGTCGACGCGATCGTGCCGAACCCGAAGCAGCCCCGGCACGTCTTCGACGAGGAGGCGCTGGAGGAACTGAAGACCTCGATCCAGGAGGTCGGCTTCCTCCAGCCGATCGTGGTCCGCCAGCTCGACCCCGAGAAGTTCGAACTCGTGATGGGTGAGCGGCGCTGGCGTGCCGCCCAGGCGGTCGGCCGGGAGACCATCCCCGCCATCGTCCGGGACACCAAGGACGACGCGATGCTCCGGGACGCGCTCCTGGAGAACATCCACCGCGCCAACCTCAACCCGCTCGAAGAGGCGGCGGCGTACCAGCAACTCCTTGAGGAGTTCGGTGCCACGCACGAGGAACTGGCCCGGCGGATCGGCCGCAGCCGCCCGCAGATCTCCAACACCATCAGGCTGATGAACCTGCCACCCGCCGTGCAGCGCCGGGTCGCCGCCGGTGTCCTCTCCGCCGGCCACGCCCGGGCACTGCTCAGCCTGGACAACGCCGAGGCGCAGGAGGCACTCGCCGAGCGGATCGTTCGCGAGGGCATCACGGTCCGCGGCGCCGAGGAACTGGTGCACCTGGCGCTCGCCGAGGAGCCGGCGAAGACGGCCGCCGCCAAGCGTCGGCCGAAGCCGCACGCCCCGGCGCTCACCGATCTCGCAGACCGGCTGTCGGACCGATTCGACACCCGGGTGAAGGTCGACATCGGCCGCAGCAAGGGCAAGATCACGATCGAGTTCGCCACCGTCGACGACCTGGAGCGGATCGTCGGCATCATCGGCGTGGGCGAGGACGGGCAGCCCGAGGCGTAG
- a CDS encoding D-alanine--D-alanine ligase family protein: protein MSDSPAAPPPVTGSTADELHVLVLAGGLSYERDVSLRSGRRVLDALRAVGVDAELRDADVALLPALTADPPDAVVIALHGATGEDGSLRGVLDLWDVPYVGCDARSSRLAWDKPSAKAVLREAGIPTPDWVALPHDRFSELGAVAVLDRIVDRLGLPLMVKPAQGGSGLGAAVVREAASLPAAMVGCFAYDQTALVERYVPGMDVAVSVLDLGKGPQALPPVEIVPRNGVYDYAARYTAGRTTWHAPARLDAATTARVTEVALAAHTALGLRDVSRVDLIVDAGGDPHVLEVNVSPGMTETSLLPLAIQAAGLDFGRVLGTLVTRAAARRR, encoded by the coding sequence ACCGCCTCCCGTGACCGGATCCACCGCCGACGAGCTGCACGTGCTCGTACTCGCGGGCGGCCTCTCCTACGAGCGGGACGTCTCACTGCGGTCGGGCCGCCGGGTGCTCGACGCGCTGCGTGCCGTCGGCGTCGACGCGGAACTGCGCGACGCCGACGTGGCGTTGCTGCCCGCCCTGACCGCCGACCCGCCGGACGCCGTGGTGATCGCCCTGCACGGCGCCACCGGCGAGGACGGCTCGCTGCGCGGCGTACTCGACCTCTGGGACGTGCCCTACGTCGGCTGCGACGCCCGGTCGTCCCGCCTCGCCTGGGACAAGCCGTCCGCCAAGGCGGTGCTGCGCGAGGCGGGTATCCCCACACCCGACTGGGTGGCGCTGCCGCACGACCGTTTCTCCGAGTTGGGCGCGGTGGCCGTCCTGGACCGGATCGTCGACCGCCTCGGGCTGCCGCTGATGGTCAAGCCCGCGCAGGGCGGTTCCGGACTGGGCGCCGCCGTGGTCCGGGAGGCGGCGTCGCTGCCGGCCGCGATGGTGGGTTGTTTCGCGTACGACCAGACCGCGCTCGTGGAGCGCTACGTCCCCGGGATGGACGTGGCGGTCTCCGTGCTCGACCTCGGCAAGGGCCCGCAGGCCCTGCCCCCGGTCGAGATCGTGCCGCGCAACGGCGTCTACGACTACGCGGCCCGCTACACCGCCGGCCGTACCACCTGGCACGCGCCGGCCCGGCTCGACGCCGCGACGACCGCCCGGGTGACCGAGGTGGCGCTCGCCGCGCACACCGCGCTCGGGCTGCGCGACGTGTCCCGCGTCGACCTGATCGTCGACGCCGGAGGCGACCCGCACGTGCTGGAGGTCAACGTCTCACCGGGCATGACCGAGACGTCGCTCCTCCCGCTGGCGATCCAGGCCGCCGGGCTGGACTTCGGCCGGGTCCTCGGCACGCTCGTGACCCGGGCCGCCGCACGGCGTCGCTGA
- a CDS encoding AAA family ATPase has translation MHDDGRYDDPRLTGPGGEPSADPVSRETNYQEWTVNESGEPSSPYPAQPSKRREPSAGGPVRPVSSVPANVPPARDPLDPADGPVNAPTPRPPAVRANAAVPTRYEPQPPVSAVPFQAVPEVTAAPSDTPQADGYGDEVDASTYVSRETPTREEDDPPLAMEAMRAVQILNPSGEVTMPRPDRTRVMCVANQKGGVGKTTTTVNLAVALALHGNRVLVVDLDPQGNASTGLNVPHHTGVPDVYDCLIDSVPLEEVAQAVEGIPNLWCVPATIDLAGAEIELVSVVARESRLARAIAAYPGHFDYVFIDCPPSLGLLTVNALVAAQEVLIPIQCEYYALEGLNQLINNINLVRQHLNPKLEVSTILLTMYDRRTRLADAVEQDVRNHFGDKVLQAVIPRNVRVSEAPSYGQSVMTYDPGSRGATSYFEAAQEIAERGVKEPVSRNA, from the coding sequence GTGCATGACGACGGCAGGTACGACGATCCACGGTTGACCGGACCAGGAGGCGAGCCCTCCGCCGACCCCGTTTCACGTGAAACCAACTACCAGGAGTGGACGGTGAACGAGTCCGGCGAACCGTCCTCCCCGTACCCGGCTCAGCCGTCCAAGCGACGGGAGCCGTCGGCCGGCGGGCCCGTGCGGCCCGTGTCGTCCGTGCCGGCGAACGTACCGCCGGCACGCGACCCGCTCGACCCGGCCGACGGTCCGGTGAACGCACCGACTCCGCGCCCGCCCGCGGTGCGGGCGAACGCCGCGGTACCCACCCGCTACGAACCCCAGCCGCCCGTCTCGGCCGTGCCGTTCCAGGCCGTCCCCGAGGTCACAGCGGCGCCGTCCGACACGCCACAAGCGGACGGGTACGGGGACGAGGTAGACGCCAGCACGTACGTTTCACGTGAAACCCCGACGCGCGAAGAGGATGATCCACCGTTGGCTATGGAGGCGATGCGCGCCGTGCAGATCCTGAATCCCAGTGGCGAGGTCACCATGCCGCGCCCCGACCGGACCCGGGTGATGTGCGTCGCCAACCAGAAGGGCGGCGTGGGTAAGACGACCACCACCGTGAACCTCGCAGTGGCACTCGCGCTGCACGGCAACCGGGTGCTCGTGGTCGACCTTGATCCCCAGGGCAACGCCTCCACCGGTCTGAACGTGCCGCACCACACGGGCGTGCCCGACGTGTACGACTGCCTGATCGACAGTGTGCCGCTGGAGGAGGTGGCCCAAGCGGTCGAGGGCATCCCGAACCTGTGGTGCGTACCGGCCACGATCGACCTGGCCGGCGCCGAGATCGAGCTGGTCTCCGTGGTGGCCCGGGAGTCGCGCCTGGCGCGGGCCATCGCCGCGTACCCCGGTCACTTCGACTACGTCTTCATAGACTGTCCGCCGTCGCTCGGCCTGCTCACAGTCAACGCGCTCGTGGCCGCGCAGGAGGTGCTGATCCCGATCCAGTGCGAGTACTACGCGCTGGAGGGCCTCAACCAGCTGATCAACAACATCAACCTGGTTCGTCAGCACCTCAACCCGAAGCTCGAGGTCTCCACGATCCTGCTCACCATGTACGACAGGCGTACCCGGCTGGCCGACGCGGTGGAGCAGGACGTCCGGAACCACTTCGGCGACAAGGTGCTCCAGGCCGTCATCCCCCGCAACGTGCGTGTCTCCGAGGCACCGAGCTACGGCCAGTCGGTGATGACCTACGATCCCGGTTCGCGGGGGGCCACGAGTTACTTCGAGGCCGCCCAGGAGATCGCGGAGCGAGGCGTCAAGGAGCCGGTGAGCCGGAATGCGTAG